The genomic region TCAGTTGTAATAAGGTCAAATGAGCTATTGTCTCAATACTGAAACCTAAGCAGCccatttaaataaacagacCTATAAATAGGACAACAGCACGGCAACCACTTGGAGCTATTACAGACATTGGTCCATCAGTCCCTATGACAATCACCAAAGGGGACGCTTATTGCCTTAGCTGCACAAATGCCACTCAAGCTGCAGCATACCAAAATTACAGAGCAAGTACGAAATGTCAGGCCTTCTCATCTGTATTAGTGGCAATTTATAGCTACCAATAGCacagctttctctctctctttctgtctctgcctgcctctctatATCTGTCCCTCTCTTCTATTTTTACATCCCCTCTTTTCTCTACCTGCTCTCATTTATCTTTCACTCCCCCTCTGTCCCACTCccttcctctctgtttctctgcctttGTGTTTCTCCTTTCTGTGTCAACCCCATTCCTGTTTCCATCACCtcactctctccttctcctcaaTATGCCCTCTTTTCTCTGCCTGATTGAGTCATTTgtcctcactctctcttttaatggctggacaaaaacaaaagaatttcAGTTATCGTCTCTTCCCCATTGTCCTTCACTGTTGTCAACAGTAAACTAATAGATGTCACGGCCGTTGTTGTCTGTGACAAAGATTATGTGTTTGCATTCCCCAGGTTCCTATCAAACTGGCCGATAAGACAGAGGGGAATTCAAATGGCTCATCTGAGAGAGTGAAGAAAGAGAAGCTTCCTAGTGTCAATGGCCAGTCTGTTTCTGCAGCACACAAACCCTGCTCGCCCACAACAGACCAGACAGCTTTAACTACTTCTTCCACCCCATGCATTGAAGCCCCAGAAACCAGAAGTGAAGGAAAGACCTCCAAGAAACATAATGGTTTGGTACAGACAACAAAACAGAAGGGACTATCAGATGGGAAAGGCTCTGCCGACATCCTTGGCTCTTCCACCTCTTCAAAAATTAAAGTTGGAAAACACAGCAACTCCTCTGTTTCTTCTGTGGACTCCTCGACAAGACCTCAAATCTCCAGCAGCTCCCATAAAGAACTTAGCCTCTCCAATAAGAGTAGGCCAggctctccttcctctccctcagTGACCCCTAAACCACAGTCTTCCCCCACCACTGTGGATCTTTCCTCTGACCAATCCCAAGATCAGGGCCCCTCTTTACAATCCCCactagagaaaaagagagaaaaagagaggaaagcaAAGAAAGAGAAACGAAAAGACAAAAAATCCAAGCGAGATAGATTGGAGGCTGAAAGAGCAAAGAGTGAGAGCAGAAAGGAGGAaggcaagaagaagaaaaaggacaaCGGGAAAGATGGAAAATCAAGACATGGTAAAGAAAAGGATGAAAGACATAAGACTGATGATACATGGAGGGATGAACTAAAGTTTGAAAGAGGAAAGGCTGAGAAAAAGAGGGATAAGCTTAGCCCAGACAGGCAAAGAACAGAGGatattaatacaaaatgtggTGAAACAGTTGATAAAACCTCTAAAGTAGTGAACCCAGGCAGACCAGATGAGATAGCCAAGACAGATGACAGTTGCAAGCCAGTTAAACAAGCTGagccagcaacaacaacaggtgACACCAGTAAATCAAAAGAAGACATCTCAAGACATTCATCTGTGCCTCCAAGCCACCCCTCTACTTCTGCTCCTCCCCCTCTGCCCACTCCTTCTGCCCGTGCCTCCATTTCTCCCCCTTCTTCCCCCCAAGAGCAGGACAGCCGGCCGCTCAAGAAACGTAAAGCCAGGCGGCCCAGCTGGACCAAGCTGGTCCACCGGGCTCAGAGAGTGGAAAATCAGGAAGCCCCTTCGGATTCCCAACATAATCCTTTACTAAATTTCCCCCAGAACCCCAAGACATCCCTTCCTGCCAAGGCCACTATTCAGCAGACAGATGAGTCACACCCAGCTCCCCCTAGCTCCTCAACCAGCagttcctcccctctctcttctgCAACCAAACCTCCATCACCAAAGGAAAGTCACCCCACATCAGACCCCAATCCCCCTGCTTCCAGATGCTCCATAACCCCTGCCCGAAAAAGGGGCCGCCCTAAATCTTACAGCTCTAGCTTAGATGAACCTCCCCCTAGACTTTCTCCAAACTCTATCCCAACTGAGGTGCCTCTTCTGGCGTGTGACGGAATTCAGAAAGCCCCTGTGCTGGAGCCAACTCCAGTGCTGCAGTGTGGTCCTCAGTCTAAATCCAGCCCCAGGAAGCGTGGCCGTCCTCCCAAACGGCCCCTCCCTGAGGACCAGAGCGGCGATGCTCTGAATCGCACTGATGATACAGACAAGAGTAAAGATTTTCTTCCTCCTGAAAAGGCGAACAGGCAGCTAAAGATCAGAAGGCTGATTAATgagatgaagaaaagaaagaagaggagactTCACAAGGTAATACTGTCTGGGTATGTGGGAAAGGAGAGAAGCGGAGGCGGGGCAGTAGATGACGAGACCTCTCTTAGAACGTGTAAATCAATAGAGGCTACAACAGTACACACGTTCTCAGCCCTGTCATCTTCCTTTGGGAGTAAGCTTGGCCCTCAGATCAATGTGAGCAAGAGAGGGACCATCTACATGGGCAAGAGGCGAGGACGCAAGCCTAAAGCCCAAACAGCTCCAACGGCCCAAATCAACTTCCAGAGCTCCACTCAGTCGTCTCTGTTTACCAATCCTTCTGAAACATCTCTCTTCTCTAACCAACCGCAGCCTCCTCCCTCTCACCCGTTTCCCTCCCCATCTCTTACCCACTCCAGTGGGGCCCAGAGCCCCTATAGTGAAGGCAGCCTCCCAGAACCAACATCCTCCCTACTTTTTTCTCATCCCTTCTCCCTCCCTTCCCCATCATCCTCCTGTACCTCCACCCATCCTCCTtcctcatccctctctccctttgtgAAGAAGAGTTGTCCATGTCAGGGAAGACACCACTTCCCCTTTCACCAGTCTTCATGTAAGCTCTCCTGTCCTACCCCTCCAATGCATCACACACCTGGCTCTCCTGGCCAATTGAAAGAGGCCACCCCTTCCCCGAGGAGTGAATCACACAGCGAAGAGACGCTGCCTAGCGATAGTGGGATTGGAACGGATAACAACAGTGTTTCTGAGCGAGGGGAGATGAGGGGAAGTCGAGGCATGCTCAGGTTGGGTCAGGGGTCAGGAGGGATTCTGGGGGGTCAAAGGCACCCCTCTTCTCTTATGGACCGtccctctcctgtctcttcaCCCCTCTCTCACATGCCCAGACACACAAACCCCATCACCGACTCAACTACTTTGGAGCggcacagagacagacatagGCACAGGCGGAGGGATTACGACTGTTCCTCCTCATGTACTTGCTTGTGCCCGTGCCCCTGCCCAGGACACAACAAGTGCACTCATTCAGCCTATTACCCTTGCCTTGGGCACAATGCactgaagagacagaaaaataaacataagaAGAAGCACCAGCAGCTGCACATGCAGGATCCACAGTTTCTGGCTGAACTAGAAGATCTAATTGGTCAGTTCAGCGAGGTGCATATCGGACGTCGAGGTTGGGTGAGGACAGGACTTGGACAGGGCTTTGAGGGGAGTGGGAATGCTGCTGGAGGAAGGCGCCATCACTCCTCTTCCCATTCTCTCCGCTCCAACATCTTCAGGATCAATCTGAATGGCTTCTACTCACCTCACCCTTCATCTTACTCTGCTAACCCCTCCTTCTCCCCTCAGCCTTTCTACCCCTGCCAGCCTGTGCATTGTAACAGGAAGCCAGAGCGCAGGCAGTGTGGTTGCCCGTCAAAGTTCCAGGAGACCATTGAAAATATGGGCTTTTACAGCAGCTATCCCCCGGCCACGACACTTTACCACCACCTCCCCAGCTCCTACCCGCTTCCTTCCCCACACCAGTATGCCTCCCATCAGCCCCATCATGCCCATTTTCTCCTCAACCCCGCCAGATTCCACAGGCGGAGGAGCAGGCTGCTGAGGGAGGGAGCTTTaggaggagaggtggagggaGATATAGGAGGAAGCAGTGGAGGAGGCCCACACCTCAGCTCAGGGTTCACATCCAGCCTCTCCTGTGGCTGTGGAAGGAgcgaacacaaacacaagcataAACACCGTCACAGGCACTGCGAGCGAGACATGGATGACGAGGAGGAGTTACacgaggatgaggaggaagatgaaatggagagagaggggttgGCCAGTTCAAAACCAAGGTCAAGGTTCATTTTGGGgcaaggagaaggaggaaggaaagGGGCAAGAGGAATGGGGAATATGCTTTGTAAAGAATCGCCTTGGTTATGTGAGAACGGAAGTGATTCCTTCTCCTCTTGCACTGCtgccacatcatcatcatcttcagcagagaggtacaaacacacatcacTCACCTCACTGGGGCTGGGTTCCTCTCACCTGTCTTCATTTGGAGGAGGCTGGGGCGGCCTGGGCCAGAGCTGGACAAAATTTGGGGGCCTAGGAGGGACAGGATTAGGAAACACCAACCCCAGCTGGAGAGGCTTCACCGGGGAGCAACATACAGGCAGACTGACTGCATCAGACGGAGAGGATGAAGACGGTGACGACATTCAAGAGTCACACCTCTACAGGACTTCTCCATCCCCAACACACGCCAACCTGTTCACATCTGCTGCCATGGCAACGGGGGGGAGGGGCCTGAGGAGCGGATTGGCCAGCAGGAATCCAGGAAGTGGAGACAGGTCATGGAGGAGAGATGAGCCAGcgtggacagagaggagagaagcagGTAAGGATGCATGAATGCtttcaatatcaataaatgtgtgaatgaaTAGAGCACTGACATGCATGTGCTTCTGTCTGATGGCTCATTATAAGGTTATGTTAGCATTAGTGCTAAAGTTGTTGCAAACTTGGACATACTTTAATGTTAGTATTTCTGTGGCTGGAAACTGCTGATAACTGCTACAGAACATTGTTAACATTGCTTCTTGAGTTGTGTGAATGCACATTTGCattctgttattattttattggcaGAAAATGTGACTATATAGTACATTGAATAGTAATTTAGAGACTATGGAAAAACTAACATCAACTGTGCTATTCATATTTGAAATACATCAAAACCACGCAAATTGTGACAGGTAGCTGAGTGAATAGGTTTTATGCCAAGAAGCTCTTTTCACTTGCACAGTATGACAGATTTTTATATTTGCACAATCTGGAGATGAGATTGTGGCACTAATAGTTTGCCCAATATAGTGACAGCATTGCTTTTTCTCAGGTGTTGTTGAGCCACGCATCAAAGCCTGGAGGGTGTTTAAGAGGAAATCAGACTCCGTTCTTTTTATAGCCAATTTCAGACTCCCTCTGATGTGCAGGGGACGtgcctaacacacacacacacagacgcaacAATTCAGCAACCACTCTATGTtggaatttttaaaaaagtgttataGCAGGAGGGCAGCATCTTGATGGGAATCTTCCAGAAAATCTTTGAAATCTCCACAGTCTGCAGTGAACCACACGCTGTTGCAGCCCGGGGCTACCCAGTGAACACAGTCATTAGTTAACCACCAGATAGGCTATTTAAAGCCTGGCCTATCCCTTACTGCTGGCCAACAGGGCCTATTTGACTTGGAAAAATCCAATAAGGAAAGAGTGGTCAGTCTTGTCAGGGACTGTGGAAAATGGAACAAAAAGATAGATGACCTCAGGAGTGATTGATGAAGGAATAGCACAGAGGTCAGAACGGGGGTAAAGACAGCTTGTGAGGGGATGTTGTTTTTGAAAGAGGTGGAATACATTCAGTTCATCATCTAACTAAACACATGTGTTTTGCAGTATGGCACGCTAGCTCGGGCAAACTCAcacattctttttttctctccctctttgtctgCTCAGCCTTTTGAGATTGTGTTCCACATTAACTGAATGTGCAAAAACAATTTGTGTGCAAGAGTGCATACGTGTGCATGCTCATATGCATTCTACACAGTGTTTGTGTCcaataattgtgttttttttgctgcatatgtgtgtgtacataaatCACTTCTTAATGCATTTCCCAGAAGAGATCTGGTCAGAGGAAATGTTGTGACTCACCTAATCTGTGGCCCATCCGCATGACTCAGCCAAGACTGGCCTCACCTCACACCTCCTGCTGGCTCAATCACTGATCCACATCTGTCTCATTTCCTCTCTGCCACTTATACCCCACCCTTCTCTCCTGCCTCCTTCTGCCTcgacccctccctccctctttctgtttcaATGACTGCAGGTTTACAAGGTGACTCAAGAAGCCGGGGGCAGCAGAAAACTGCGCCAACGCCAGACAGTGTGgcagggaaaaagaaaagaaggccAGGACGGCCCAGAAAGCACCCACTGCCCTCCACTGTATCCTCCCCCATGCACTCATCTGCAGCTCCCTCCATGTCATCACCCGACCTCTTGCCAGCATACAGCCACAACAGAGATGGGAGAGAAGTAGgagggagaaaagaagaaagagggCCAGAGAGAGATCGAAGAGGCGATACAGTGCAGCAGGTGACAGAGTTGGAGCTGCAGGCCAGGAGGAAAAGAGGACGGAAGAGAAAACATGGTGACTCTCCTTGTCATCAGAGGTAAACACTCACAATTGTATTATAAAGTACCTGAGCTGGTTGACTTGAAAATTAAATACAACCACTCACTACTGCTATATTAACCCATCGTTTTCAGCACTGTGTGCTAAACCagtgccttttctctctttctctttttcctctctatCGTTCTATCTCTCTCTTCATGCTTTCCTTTTAGTGTCGCTGAGGACAAACCAGAGTGTGACACCCCCCCTGAATGTTTTAGCCAATCAGATGTCGACCCAGCTCCATCCCAACCAGTAACCATccaaagagaggagagagcagaTGGTCCTCCCAGGAAGAAGTTTCTGAGGGCAGGCCTTTACTCTGATGATTACAAAACGACTAAGTGAGTTGACTAAATTCATAAACTCACTTATAACATTGTTCGTTGTATCGTTtgtaaaaaatatgtatttaatgtgTCTCTTTCCTAGTCCCCCCTCCGAAGCCCAGCAGCTGGGCAGAGAGAGTATGGAATACACACCAGAGGAGCATGAATATAGCCTTTTACCTGCTCCCATACATGTTGGTGAGTATATAAGAAAATGCAAACTGCTGTAGTTTGCTGTAGCTGTGATAGTTCATCCAAACTCCCTTTGTGTCCTCTAGGGAAGTACCTTAGGCTGAAGCGGATTCATTTCCAGTTACCTTATGATGTTATGTGGCTGTGGCAGCATGATCAGGTACAGTAGAGCCCCATAACACAGAATTAGAAAGTTGGAAGGTCGAGCTGATGCGTCTTTGGAAATGAGAAGGAGAACAGGAGATTTGTGAAGTGTTTTGAAAGAACATGCAATTCTCATGTTGTGTTGTTACAGCTTCACAGGCAGCCTGCTGTGCCCCTTAAAAGGAAGCGACGTTACTGTGAGTTGCCAGTATTGGATGTACTATCTTCAGGTTTGGTTGATGGATCAGATCAATACTTATACAGTGTCTTACTCTGTTTCTCCATCTCTGTTTCACTCAGGCCGGCTAAAGGAGAGGACTGTATCCCCTCACCAGACAGTGGTGAGTTCATGTGGCTTGAAGTTGCTTCCTCCCAGTAAAGAATGCAGCTTTAACAACTGTTAAAACTTACACGTGTCCCAccattttcttattttacaggaGGAGAGCTCTAGTGAAATCACCAGCCTGTTTCCTCACCTCGACATGGATCCTTTGACCAGCAATGAGAGGTACGGAAAGAACACAGCGAAAAACATTTCAAGATAAACCAGTTGACGCATTGTTGCTGAACGAATGTCAGGGTGGATGGCTAATGTTTCTCCCTGTGTGTCCGGGCCAGGAGCTTTGTGGTGAAACACCATGTGTTCCTTGTGAGGAACTGGGAGcttgtgagagacagacagatccGACTGaggatagagagggagagagacgcagagggagaggagagggactcACAACGTCTGTCCTGTGATGGAGCCAATGGGGACGACAGCCACATCAAGTCAGGTCCATgaagcaagtgtgtgtgttagtttttgtttctgtaGGTGTTTGCGAATGCATTCATGAATGTTGTTGAACTCTCTATATGATCATTTTTACCGTACATCAGTATTGATTTCATCTGGTGTCTTTTACTTtatgtgcgcatgtgtgtgtgtgtgtgtgtgcgtgctcaTATTTGGCTTGTCTCTCCATATCATACTCAGCAGCACCAACTAAGTGGTTTTCCAACCACAGAATTTCAGCCTGCAAAGATGTTTCCCCATTTCTGTCATCCACCACTGGTGTCCAAGAACCCAGCAGGCATCGACTTTCCCCATTAGCAGGGAAACCACACAGTTTCCATCAAAGACTCCCTGACTGATAAATAGGAATGAAGGGGAAATAAGGACACTGGCATAATTACAGCtatatatgtaaaaataaatgatatgcTGTTTTCATTCCCTCCTGCAACGCCTTTACTAACATAAAGAATACTATTTGAACTGTGACCTTCAGATCAGCCAGTGGGGGTGGAGGTGACGGTTATCAGCAGTGACCCCCAGCATCAGAGTCAGGACACCTCCAGCTTGCTCACTGCCAGCCCCTGTGTGAGTGAACAAATTCAGCACTacccatgtaaaaaaaaaagaggagagatCTTTTCTTTTAAGAATGCACATTTCCACGAGGATAAAAATCTGCTTTTGTAATTAGTTGTGCATACTTGTTCACCACAGCCCACCAAAACCCAGAacagacaagaggaggagggagtggaAGAAAAACgaggggaagaagaagaggtctgcagcagagaacagagaagGAAACGGCTGAATGATTTACTTTTGACACTGCAGCATTCATAAGCTAACAGAAAGTGGTGAGTAGAGCATCAGATACAGGAGGGTCTGTGCGAGGTATATGCATTGTTTTGTTGATAGTATTTTGCCTTTATGTAGGTGGGATCACTCTGAGAAAGGGACCAGGCCCACCCCTGGACAGATGGACAGGAACTGATGTCATAACACTGCTATTACAAGTAGCAGTGCCAGAGAGAACAAGGGAGAAAAGGCGGGGAGAGTTGGAGAGTAATAGCGGCTGAAAATGCAAGAAAGACAtctcacacactgacagatgAGTGTGTTGAACCTAGCGCTCTGAAGGGCATCACACCAAGGATGAAACCATGGTAACACATCTTTTGTCCAAGCGGCGAGGGATGAGAGAAACGGAGATAGACTGTCCCggatgaaagaaagaaacagaccAGCTGAAATGAATTTGCACTAGTGCTGGATAAACAAGCACACTAAAGACTGTATGTATGCTGAGTGGACacactataaacacacacacatacactttgattGCTCTTACTTCGGCACCTTAGGCAAACTGGGAAAGGCAGACATTGCTTGTAGACTGAAAGTGGACATATATGGTACTCAGCATTTCGGCTCTGAAGTTTTCAAGAGACGAGGAGCTCACAAGCTGCCCGGGGGGAACAAAAATGTAGCCTGGGTCCTAAGTAGGTCAGAATTGAACCCTCGTTTAATTGTTAAGCTTTCAAAGTCACATTGCACCTTTGGGAAATGACACGAGGTGAAGTGAACCAGTTTAAAGCTGTTGAGACAGTGTTAGGGGTTTTCTTCACTTTACCAAAACAGTGTCTGCTATGTACCAGTGAATAGGCAGGGGAGGGGGTGGGCTTAGTGATAGGAATTTTGGCATCGCTGCAAGAGAATTTCTAatgaggttttaaaaaaaaagttatttttgaaaaaaaaaagacaacttgAGCACTGTCAGCTAAAGAAATGGACAAGATATATTCATGATAGGAATGTTTATTGTTGACTATTTTCAGTATTGCTTCCTGGGGAAGGGGgggtaaaaagtgttttgtttacttCAGACTGCCTTTGAGAATGTTTCGCTCTTTGCTCCAGAGCATTGACAATCAGAATGTCCTAGGGGAAGAAAAGAGAGGGGAAAGGGAATGAAAACTAGAATTGATTTGCCCCAAATGCTCTGTAGAAGTGCCATGTTGTCTTGTGTACGTACCTAAGCGAACTCATGCAGTCTTTAAAAGCAATATCTCCTCTGATAAGGACTATATAAGGACTTCCTTTGttatgttttgggtttttttaagtTGTGAATATTTGAGGATTGGAGGTCATTTTTCTGTATAGTTACATAGTAGATTGTTCTCATCTTAGGAGCGTTGGGCTAATCCACCTAGTGGAAGTAATCATAAGTGTTTAGTTTCATGTGAATGTACATAGAGAGAGACCTGTTTTCCTTCTATCAGCAGTAGCGTGTAAAATTAGTATTATACATGACAATACTATTGGGATTATACATACAACTTAATATTCAATCTTTCATTTTACTAACATGTTTTTAACCGATTAAACAGCTGACCAATATATCAGTCATTTCTCCTTAAAATTGACAATGATTgtatatgattttttttgtagaattacataatttgtctcttttttttaggTGAGCGtaccttgtttttttgtttttgtattggtcaGACAATCAGTGACAGTGAATTAGTTTTTCCAGTGTTAAATTTCTGCTCTCTTTCAGTAGTATGGTTTGTAACAACAAGCCAAGAAAGTGCAATTTCTTTGACtgtttacatactgtatgtatatttttcctctttcctttttttaactAAGAGCACTACATT from Micropterus dolomieu isolate WLL.071019.BEF.003 ecotype Adirondacks linkage group LG03, ASM2129224v1, whole genome shotgun sequence harbors:
- the LOC123968009 gene encoding histone-lysine N-methyltransferase ASH1L-like isoform X2, with amino-acid sequence MDQRVKGGTPPNTNSTLDPTSAPEDSEQDQVAEKNRRGEGENGDVGEKEEEKRGAGKKREGDKGAVLELLIEGRCGSAGQQQLQISSRETSCPEGNVRLRIGLQAKRTKKPPKILESYVCKPTIRTYQRQGRGGLPRGDGEGVGQQSKTSSSPDEATRDQRSGLDAAQATSKQTASAASPPLASLSSSLQALPLSPTFTTAPTPASVPASQGTKSAKQVPIKLADKTEGNSNGSSERVKKEKLPSVNGQSVSAAHKPCSPTTDQTALTTSSTPCIEAPETRSEGKTSKKHNGLVQTTKQKGLSDGKGSADILGSSTSSKIKVGKHSNSSVSSVDSSTRPQISSSSHKELSLSNKSRPGSPSSPSVTPKPQSSPTTVDLSSDQSQDQGPSLQSPLEKKREKERKAKKEKRKDKKSKRDRLEAERAKSESRKEEGKKKKKDNGKDGKSRHGKEKDERHKTDDTWRDELKFERGKAEKKRDKLSPDRQRTEDINTKCGETVDKTSKVVNPGRPDEIAKTDDSCKPVKQAEPATTTGDTSKSKEDISRHSSVPPSHPSTSAPPPLPTPSARASISPPSSPQEQDSRPLKKRKARRPSWTKLVHRAQRVENQEAPSDSQHNPLLNFPQNPKTSLPAKATIQQTDESHPAPPSSSTSSSSPLSSATKPPSPKESHPTSDPNPPASRCSITPARKRGRPKSYSSSLDEPPPRLSPNSIPTEVPLLACDGIQKAPVLEPTPVLQCGPQSKSSPRKRGRPPKRPLPEDQSGDALNRTDDTDKSKDFLPPEKANRQLKIRRLINEMKKRKKRRLHKVILSGYVGKERSGGGAVDDETSLRTCKSIEATTVHTFSALSSSFGSKLGPQINVSKRGTIYMGKRRGRKPKAQTAPTAQINFQSSTQSSLFTNPSETSLFSNQPQPPPSHPFPSPSLTHSSGAQSPYSEGSLPEPTSSLLFSHPFSLPSPSSSCTSTHPPSSSLSPFVKKSCPCQGRHHFPFHQSSCKLSCPTPPMHHTPGSPGQLKEATPSPRSESHSEETLPSDSGIGTDNNSVSERGEMRGSRGMLRLGQGSGGILGGQRHPSSLMDRPSPVSSPLSHMPRHTNPITDSTTLERHRDRHRHRRRDYDCSSSCTCLCPCPCPGHNKCTHSAYYPCLGHNALKRQKNKHKKKHQQLHMQDPQFLAELEDLIGQFSEVHIGRRGWVRTGLGQGFEGSGNAAGGRRHHSSSHSLRSNIFRINLNGFYSPHPSSYSANPSFSPQPFYPCQPVHCNRKPERRQCGCPSKFQETIENMGFYSSYPPATTLYHHLPSSYPLPSPHQYASHQPHHAHFLLNPARFHRRRSRLLREGALGGEVEGDIGGSSGGGPHLSSGFTSSLSCGCGRSEHKHKHKHRHRHCERDMDDEEELHEDEEEDEMEREGLASSKPRSRFILGQGEGGRKGARGMGNMLCKESPWLCENGSDSFSSCTAATSSSSSAERYKHTSLTSLGLGSSHLSSFGGGWGGLGQSWTKFGGLGGTGLGNTNPSWRGFTGEQHTGRLTASDGEDEDGDDIQESHLYRTSPSPTHANLFTSAAMATGGRGLRSGLASRNPGSGDRSWRRDEPAWTERREAGLQGDSRSRGQQKTAPTPDSVAGKKKRRPGRPRKHPLPSTVSSPMHSSAAPSMSSPDLLPAYSHNRDGREVGGRKEERGPERDRRGDTVQQVTELELQARRKRGRKRKHGDSPCHQSVAEDKPECDTPPECFSQSDVDPAPSQPVTIQREERADGPPRKKFLRAGLYSDDYKTTNPPSEAQQLGRESMEYTPEEHEYSLLPAPIHVGKYLRLKRIHFQLPYDVMWLWQHDQLHRQPAVPLKRKRRYCRLKERTVSPHQTVEESSSEITSLFPHLDMDPLTSNERSFVVKHHVFLVRNWELVRDRQIRLRIERERDAEGEERDSQRLSCDGANGDDSHIKSGP
- the LOC123968009 gene encoding histone-lysine N-methyltransferase ASH1L-like isoform X1 translates to MDQRVKGGTPPNTNSTLDPTSAPEDSEQDQVAEKNRRGEGENGDVGEKEEEKRGAGKKREGDKGAVLELLIEGRCGSAGQQQLQISSRETSCPEGNVRLRIGLQAKRTKKPPKILESYVCKPTIRTYQRQGRGGLPRGDGEGVGQQSKTSSSPDEATRDQRSGLDAAQATSKQTASAASPPLASLSSSLQALPLSPTFTTAPTPASVPASQGTKSAKQVPIKLADKTEGNSNGSSERVKKEKLPSVNGQSVSAAHKPCSPTTDQTALTTSSTPCIEAPETRSEGKTSKKHNGLVQTTKQKGLSDGKGSADILGSSTSSKIKVGKHSNSSVSSVDSSTRPQISSSSHKELSLSNKSRPGSPSSPSVTPKPQSSPTTVDLSSDQSQDQGPSLQSPLEKKREKERKAKKEKRKDKKSKRDRLEAERAKSESRKEEGKKKKKDNGKDGKSRHGKEKDERHKTDDTWRDELKFERGKAEKKRDKLSPDRQRTEDINTKCGETVDKTSKVVNPGRPDEIAKTDDSCKPVKQAEPATTTGDTSKSKEDISRHSSVPPSHPSTSAPPPLPTPSARASISPPSSPQEQDSRPLKKRKARRPSWTKLVHRAQRVENQEAPSDSQHNPLLNFPQNPKTSLPAKATIQQTDESHPAPPSSSTSSSSPLSSATKPPSPKESHPTSDPNPPASRCSITPARKRGRPKSYSSSLDEPPPRLSPNSIPTEVPLLACDGIQKAPVLEPTPVLQCGPQSKSSPRKRGRPPKRPLPEDQSGDALNRTDDTDKSKDFLPPEKANRQLKIRRLINEMKKRKKRRLHKVILSGYVGKERSGGGAVDDETSLRTCKSIEATTVHTFSALSSSFGSKLGPQINVSKRGTIYMGKRRGRKPKAQTAPTAQINFQSSTQSSLFTNPSETSLFSNQPQPPPSHPFPSPSLTHSSGAQSPYSEGSLPEPTSSLLFSHPFSLPSPSSSCTSTHPPSSSLSPFVKKSCPCQGRHHFPFHQSSCKLSCPTPPMHHTPGSPGQLKEATPSPRSESHSEETLPSDSGIGTDNNSVSERGEMRGSRGMLRLGQGSGGILGGQRHPSSLMDRPSPVSSPLSHMPRHTNPITDSTTLERHRDRHRHRRRDYDCSSSCTCLCPCPCPGHNKCTHSAYYPCLGHNALKRQKNKHKKKHQQLHMQDPQFLAELEDLIGQFSEVHIGRRGWVRTGLGQGFEGSGNAAGGRRHHSSSHSLRSNIFRINLNGFYSPHPSSYSANPSFSPQPFYPCQPVHCNRKPERRQCGCPSKFQETIENMGFYSSYPPATTLYHHLPSSYPLPSPHQYASHQPHHAHFLLNPARFHRRRSRLLREGALGGEVEGDIGGSSGGGPHLSSGFTSSLSCGCGRSEHKHKHKHRHRHCERDMDDEEELHEDEEEDEMEREGLASSKPRSRFILGQGEGGRKGARGMGNMLCKESPWLCENGSDSFSSCTAATSSSSSAERYKHTSLTSLGLGSSHLSSFGGGWGGLGQSWTKFGGLGGTGLGNTNPSWRGFTGEQHTGRLTASDGEDEDGDDIQESHLYRTSPSPTHANLFTSAAMATGGRGLRSGLASRNPGSGDRSWRRDEPAWTERREAGLQGDSRSRGQQKTAPTPDSVAGKKKRRPGRPRKHPLPSTVSSPMHSSAAPSMSSPDLLPAYSHNRDGREVGGRKEERGPERDRRGDTVQQVTELELQARRKRGRKRKHGDSPCHQSVAEDKPECDTPPECFSQSDVDPAPSQPVTIQREERADGPPRKKFLRAGLYSDDYKTTNPPSEAQQLGRESMEYTPEEHEYSLLPAPIHVGKYLRLKRIHFQLPYDVMWLWQHDQLHRQPAVPLKRKRRYCRLKERTVSPHQTVEESSSEITSLFPHLDMDPLTSNERSFVVKHHVFLVRNWELVRDRQIRLRIERERDAEGEERDSQRLSCDGANGDDSHIKSDQPVGVEVTVISSDPQHQSQDTSSLLTASPCPTKTQNRQEEEGVEEKRGEEEEVCSREQRRKRLNDLLLTLQHS